The following proteins come from a genomic window of Ignavibacteria bacterium:
- a CDS encoding DUF2339 domain-containing protein gives MDTTANKFLNEDIGSCLQKMDERITSLEFKVNLIFENKVNNEIDAINRISSEKESSNDALEYKIGEYIFAKVGVLLFIIGVIFLLAFPYKEVSPLLPSVLGFIIAAALYFTSKLFNKVLPHINVHLVSGAIIIFCFSVLRLHFFSTGIALNSIWPELFLLAIVFLSSLAIAVKRNSAYLSGLSLLIGYITLLVSDNDALIMGGIALLSVLGVYLSLKNNWFKLLIASVLMSYFSYLDWLIGNPVLTGSSHFRNVDPFYSSILLLYMLIHTSAFYLGTNKEPAEGLRYSSSTLNVLLSFGLFTLTISPTGYFASLSLVAAAVFITLSAILYLRLNHKHLTFIYAMTGYLALSLSIISYLQFPAAFIPLCWQSLLVVSMAIWFRSRFIVVANFIIYLLLTISFLIFDQRIELTSISFGVVSLLSARLMNWQKERLELKTEMMRNSYLLIALLIIPYALYSNIPAGFVGLSWIAVALIYYYLGKVLNSRKYRWMSLTTFAATILYVFLQGISSSEATYKMMSFLVLGAALVGVSMTYSYLKSKAQLRR, from the coding sequence ATGGATACAACTGCAAACAAATTTTTAAATGAAGACATCGGCTCATGCCTTCAGAAGATGGATGAGAGAATTACCTCGCTTGAATTCAAGGTCAATCTGATTTTTGAAAACAAAGTAAACAATGAGATTGACGCCATCAACAGGATCAGCAGTGAAAAAGAAAGCAGCAATGATGCACTGGAGTACAAAATAGGAGAATACATTTTTGCAAAAGTGGGTGTACTGCTCTTTATCATCGGGGTCATTTTCCTTCTGGCATTCCCATATAAGGAGGTCAGCCCTCTGCTTCCTTCAGTTTTAGGTTTCATTATTGCAGCAGCACTTTATTTCACATCAAAATTATTCAACAAAGTACTGCCGCATATAAATGTTCATCTGGTCTCAGGAGCCATAATTATTTTTTGTTTTTCAGTTCTTAGGCTGCATTTCTTTTCCACAGGCATTGCACTAAACAGCATTTGGCCGGAACTGTTTCTGCTTGCCATTGTCTTTTTATCAAGCCTGGCAATAGCTGTAAAGAGAAACTCGGCCTACCTTTCTGGTTTGAGCCTGCTTATAGGATATATAACTCTGCTTGTATCGGATAATGATGCCTTGATCATGGGAGGTATTGCGCTTCTTTCGGTTCTCGGAGTTTACCTCTCACTTAAGAACAACTGGTTTAAGCTGTTAATTGCCTCTGTCTTAATGAGTTATTTCTCTTATCTTGACTGGCTTATCGGTAATCCTGTTTTAACGGGCAGTTCCCATTTCAGAAATGTTGATCCTTTTTATTCCTCTATCTTGCTTCTTTATATGCTTATTCATACTTCTGCTTTCTATCTTGGAACCAATAAAGAGCCGGCTGAGGGATTAAGATATTCCAGTTCAACCTTAAACGTTCTGCTTAGTTTCGGATTGTTCACTCTTACAATTTCGCCTACAGGGTATTTTGCCTCTCTCAGCTTAGTTGCCGCCGCTGTATTTATAACGCTCTCGGCAATTTTGTATTTACGGCTGAACCATAAGCACCTTACTTTCATCTATGCCATGACAGGATACCTTGCACTCAGCCTTTCAATAATCAGCTACCTGCAATTCCCTGCCGCCTTCATTCCATTATGCTGGCAGAGCCTTCTTGTTGTTTCAATGGCAATATGGTTCCGCTCGAGGTTTATTGTTGTAGCAAATTTCATCATATATCTGCTGCTCACAATCTCATTTCTGATTTTTGATCAGAGGATTGAGCTTACAAGCATAAGCTTCGGCGTTGTATCGCTTTTAAGTGCACGGCTGATGAACTGGCAGAAAGAGCGCCTTGAGTTGAAGACTGAAATGATGAGAAATTCCTATCTTCTGATTGCACTCCTGATTATTCCATATGCCCTTTACAGCAACATCCCCGCTGGTTTTGTAGGACTGTCGTGGATAGCTGTCGCTCTTATTTATTATTACCTGGGGAAGGTGCTGAACTCAAGGAAATACAGATGGATGTCACTGACTACATTTGCCGCAACAATTCTTTATGTGTTCCTGCAGGGCATTTCAAGTTCTGAAGCCACATACAAGATGATGTCATTTCTTGTGCTTGGAGCTGCACTGGTGGGTGTTTCCATGACATATTCTTATTTGAAAAGCAAGGCTCAACTGAGGAGGTGA
- a CDS encoding Rieske (2Fe-2S) protein, with protein MRNLTETTEILSEKLEDKSRFIQAKPQSRRSFLKRLLGLGMLGFAASVLYPLMEYLKPPRQREVEVNSQSAGMIKDYPLDSGKIIRFGNKPVIVIRTKEDTFKAFSASCTHLNCTVQYRSDMNAIWCACHNGKYDLTGRNISGPPPRPLDEYRTMLKNNEIIIIKNA; from the coding sequence ATGAGAAATCTAACTGAGACAACTGAAATATTATCCGAAAAGCTTGAGGATAAGAGCAGATTCATTCAGGCAAAGCCGCAATCCAGGCGCTCATTTCTCAAAAGGCTGCTCGGACTTGGCATGCTTGGTTTTGCCGCATCGGTACTTTATCCCCTGATGGAATACTTAAAGCCCCCAAGGCAAAGAGAGGTTGAAGTCAACAGCCAGAGCGCAGGCATGATAAAGGATTATCCGCTCGACTCAGGCAAGATCATACGCTTTGGCAATAAGCCGGTAATTGTAATAAGAACAAAAGAAGACACATTTAAGGCCTTCTCAGCTTCCTGCACGCACTTAAACTGTACAGTTCAGTACAGAAGCGATATGAATGCAATCTGGTGCGCCTGCCATAACGGGAAGTACGACCTTACGGGGAGAAACATTTCCGGGCCTCCTCCCCGCCCTCTTGATGAATACAGGACCATGCTAAAAAATAATGAAATAATAATCATTAAAAATGCATAA
- a CDS encoding sigma-54-dependent Fis family transcriptional regulator encodes MNRLPEISKEPGAGKLTKKPSRILVIDDEPDMLSGFSSILSALGFSPLAFSDGPSALKILQQEEFDLIFCDLLMDEMNGFEIIKEANKISPGTPIIIFTAYGTVERAVQAMQLGAFDFLEKPVDTEKLKIVIEKGLRQKKFFKERNNLIRQLDDKFQFDNIVGRSEEMLKIFEMIENISKTDVNVLVTGESGTGKELIARSIHAHSSRKTKPFVPVNCGAFPEHLFEAELFGYEKGAFTGAASRKMGLLEYANEGTFFLDEVCELPLNLQVKLLRVLQERAVRRLGGNELISVNFRIISATNHDFDRAAELGQLRSDLYYRLNVINIHLPPLRQRKEDIALLAGHFLKKFIKTAGKNISGFSDEVIKILESYAWPGNIRELENVIERMVIMSKGDVITLADLPPKLINEDLKGLSFDNLKLPEAKQKAIDEVEKKYLIYLLRKYNGNVTHMALEAGMTRRNIHRLLNIYGFDPDKWRK; translated from the coding sequence ATGAACAGATTACCTGAAATTAGTAAAGAGCCCGGGGCCGGCAAATTAACTAAAAAGCCTTCCCGGATACTTGTTATTGATGACGAGCCGGACATGCTGAGCGGGTTTTCAAGCATATTGTCTGCTCTTGGCTTCAGCCCCCTGGCTTTCAGCGACGGCCCCTCAGCCCTTAAAATCCTTCAGCAGGAAGAGTTCGACCTTATATTCTGCGACCTTCTTATGGATGAGATGAACGGCTTTGAAATAATTAAGGAAGCAAATAAAATCTCTCCCGGCACACCCATAATAATTTTTACAGCATACGGTACCGTGGAACGCGCTGTGCAGGCCATGCAGCTGGGTGCCTTCGATTTCCTCGAAAAGCCAGTTGACACTGAAAAGCTGAAGATTGTAATTGAAAAAGGGCTCAGGCAGAAAAAATTCTTCAAGGAAAGAAATAATTTAATCAGGCAGCTGGATGACAAGTTCCAGTTCGATAACATTGTGGGCCGAAGTGAAGAGATGCTGAAGATCTTCGAAATGATAGAGAATATTTCAAAGACTGACGTCAACGTACTCGTTACAGGAGAAAGCGGAACAGGCAAAGAGCTTATTGCAAGAAGCATTCACGCCCACAGCAGCAGGAAAACAAAGCCTTTTGTTCCGGTAAACTGCGGAGCCTTTCCGGAGCATTTATTTGAGGCAGAATTATTCGGCTATGAAAAAGGCGCCTTTACGGGAGCTGCTTCAAGAAAAATGGGACTGCTTGAATATGCCAACGAAGGTACATTCTTTTTAGATGAAGTCTGCGAGCTGCCATTGAACCTCCAGGTAAAACTCCTGAGGGTTCTTCAGGAACGGGCTGTAAGAAGACTGGGAGGCAACGAGCTGATAAGTGTGAACTTCAGGATAATTTCAGCTACCAACCACGACTTCGACAGGGCTGCAGAGCTCGGGCAGCTTAGAAGCGACCTGTATTACAGGCTTAATGTCATAAACATTCACCTGCCTCCCTTGAGGCAGAGGAAAGAGGACATTGCGCTCCTGGCCGGCCACTTCCTGAAGAAATTCATCAAAACAGCTGGTAAGAACATTTCAGGCTTTAGTGATGAAGTAATTAAAATACTTGAAAGCTACGCCTGGCCCGGCAACATCCGCGAGCTGGAGAATGTAATTGAAAGGATGGTAATTATGTCAAAAGGCGACGTAATTACTCTTGCAGATCTGCCGCCGAAGCTGATAAATGAAGACCTAAAAGGATTATCGTTCGATAATTTGAAACTCCCTGAGGCAAAGCAAAAAGCAATTGATGAAGTGGAGAAAAAATACCTCATCTATCTCCTAAGAAAATATAACGGCAACGTGACCCATATGGCGCTTGAGGCCGGTATGACGCGCAGAAATATTCACAGGCTGTTAAACATTTACGGTTTCGATCCTGACAAATGGAGGAAATAG
- a CDS encoding DMT family transporter, which translates to MNWFLLAFISAVFSAMAAISQKKVLFKIEGLEFSFLVSLVSLLFSLPFIALTNYNTLEPVNLLILFLKTIPGTVAFFLVMLSLKNLEISKALPLLALTPGLVAIFAFLILKDELSLSGVGGIVLLFTGTYLIETRPGQKIFDPFVTIIKSKKHHYVLGALLLFTATSIVDRWLLGRYKLMPEAFMGFQQLFMAFNFFVITLFLKKKPFHIIRSLDASVWKWICLIAFFTIVYRYTEILAVKSASVALVLAVKRISVFIAVVIGGRLFKESSLLLRAAATVIIIAGLFVIAG; encoded by the coding sequence ATGAACTGGTTTTTACTGGCTTTTATTTCGGCAGTATTTTCTGCCATGGCAGCTATTTCACAAAAGAAGGTACTTTTTAAGATAGAAGGGCTCGAGTTTTCATTTTTAGTTTCACTGGTAAGCCTGTTGTTTTCTCTTCCTTTTATTGCGCTTACAAACTATAATACGCTTGAGCCTGTTAATCTTTTGATCCTTTTTCTTAAGACAATACCCGGGACAGTAGCATTTTTTCTTGTAATGCTTTCGCTGAAGAACCTTGAGATCAGCAAGGCGCTTCCGCTTCTGGCATTAACGCCCGGGCTTGTTGCTATATTCGCCTTTCTTATACTGAAAGATGAGCTTTCTCTTTCCGGAGTAGGCGGTATTGTACTCCTCTTTACAGGCACATACCTGATTGAAACCAGGCCGGGACAGAAAATATTTGATCCCTTTGTTACAATAATCAAATCAAAGAAGCACCACTATGTACTTGGTGCGCTGCTTCTTTTTACGGCAACATCAATTGTAGACCGCTGGCTTTTGGGGCGCTACAAGCTTATGCCTGAAGCATTCATGGGTTTTCAGCAGCTCTTCATGGCTTTCAATTTCTTTGTAATAACGCTGTTTCTTAAAAAGAAACCGTTTCATATTATAAGGTCCCTGGATGCATCTGTATGGAAATGGATATGCCTGATAGCATTTTTTACAATTGTTTACAGGTACACCGAGATTCTGGCTGTAAAGAGTGCCTCAGTAGCTCTTGTTCTGGCGGTAAAAAGGATATCTGTCTTTATTGCAGTAGTAATAGGCGGGAGATTATTCAAGGAAAGCAGCCTCCTTTTAAGGGCGGCTGCCACTGTTATAATTATTGCAGGGCTTTTTGTAATAGCAGGATAA
- a CDS encoding alpha/beta hydrolase: MPSFQSRIFRFILKHRHLLRFELKRKDVFDFNTSIPKFREDCEKGARMFGKLPEGIEVTPLKIQDIKAEWISPSGVKKDKVIFYTHGGGYVSGSCSDHRGVVSRLVKDTNIPALLFEYRLAPEHPFPGAIEDSVTAYKWVLNQGVSPSDIMIVGESAGGGLCLATLLALREEKIPLPSAAVAISPWTDLKCTGESYRTKNEVSVAPLNSWTVFGKYYCGDNDAENPLISPLYGDLYGLPPLLLQAGTDDELFDDSVQFVEKAMAAGVDVTFRRGEGMLHCYPFLPAFIPEAKEAMEEVISFIKLHLVKVDSAVKEEA, encoded by the coding sequence ATGCCAAGTTTTCAGAGCCGTATATTCCGCTTTATTTTAAAGCACAGACATTTACTTCGCTTTGAGCTGAAAAGAAAGGATGTTTTTGATTTTAATACTTCCATACCGAAGTTCAGGGAGGATTGTGAAAAAGGGGCAAGGATGTTCGGCAAGCTGCCTGAAGGTATCGAGGTAACACCTCTTAAGATTCAGGATATAAAAGCCGAATGGATTTCGCCTTCAGGTGTAAAGAAAGATAAAGTCATTTTTTACACTCATGGCGGAGGCTACGTTTCAGGCTCCTGTTCGGACCACCGCGGAGTTGTCTCGAGGTTAGTTAAAGATACAAACATTCCGGCACTGCTTTTTGAATACCGCCTGGCTCCCGAGCACCCGTTCCCCGGGGCAATTGAAGACTCCGTTACGGCATATAAATGGGTACTTAACCAGGGCGTTTCTCCTTCTGATATCATGATAGTTGGTGAATCCGCAGGAGGGGGCCTCTGCCTGGCAACACTGCTGGCTCTTAGGGAGGAAAAGATTCCTTTGCCCTCTGCCGCAGTTGCTATTTCACCATGGACGGACTTAAAGTGCACGGGAGAGTCCTACAGAACAAAAAATGAAGTATCAGTGGCGCCATTAAATTCATGGACAGTCTTCGGCAAGTATTACTGCGGGGATAATGACGCCGAAAATCCTCTCATTTCACCTTTATACGGCGATCTTTATGGGCTTCCGCCGCTCCTGCTTCAGGCAGGTACAGACGACGAGCTTTTTGACGACTCGGTTCAGTTCGTTGAAAAGGCCATGGCCGCGGGTGTGGATGTCACTTTCAGGCGCGGTGAAGGGATGCTGCACTGCTATCCATTCCTGCCCGCATTCATTCCCGAGGCGAAAGAAGCAATGGAAGAGGTCATTTCATTTATCAAATTGCATTTAGTAAAAGTGGACTCAGCAGTAAAAGAAGAAGCATAA
- a CDS encoding TonB-dependent receptor gives MKKIYPVLLILLMQYNLSIAQNVFRARVLDSETKEALAGVTVQLEGTSYGAQSDNAGNVAIRNIPNGEDKFQFSFVGYEAAEVEVTYPASDTTLIVSLKPVSLSTSEVMVTSLRSTSRIEDLPIKVEVLGYDEINEENGIVPGNVVSLLGDISGVQVQQTSVASGEQSLKMLGLGGKYTQVLRDGLPLYEGLSGGLGLLQIPPLDLKQVEIIKGASPILYGGGAIAGIINLVSKEPTDKKEITFTLNRTSLSENNFNGYYSARNVKTGITMFAAVNTRQAKDVDNDGFSDSPEFKNYYIHPRLFYYPDETSKLIVGYSNLFENRIGGNMSAVNNSNGPLHNYFERNKSYRNTAELEFHKELNGKRSLDIKSTGTLFRRSFNMNDFSLDGRQFLTYSEASYAIPSREHTTVFGLNFLSENYKTLASENKNITLYSNYTSGMFIQDEWAFQEHISLESGLRVDYNNKYKFFFLPQLSFLYRPEKTLSLRLGGGLGYKTPGLFTEDVEDNELKNLMPISSSVNAEHSLGLNFDAKYETLLFDEISLTMDQAFYYTRINDPVSNEIRGGQILIGNYYDYLDSKGSESYLRLTADELDIYFGYNYTFARRSVNSLKSELPFTPRNKAAAIVTYDLEGLGRMGLEASYVGRQFTEDKVQKRGYWIAAAMIAGSYRYFEVVFNVENLFDIRQSRYEKIITGPLVNPVFQTLWAPIEGRVFNLSLKITM, from the coding sequence ATGAAAAAAATATATCCTGTTCTGCTGATACTCCTGATGCAATATAATTTGTCTATTGCCCAGAATGTATTCAGGGCACGCGTTTTAGATTCGGAAACAAAGGAGGCACTTGCAGGCGTAACGGTTCAGCTTGAAGGCACTTCATATGGCGCCCAGAGCGACAATGCGGGAAATGTTGCAATCAGAAACATTCCCAATGGGGAGGATAAGTTCCAGTTCAGCTTTGTGGGTTATGAGGCCGCTGAAGTTGAGGTTACATACCCCGCATCTGATACAACACTTATTGTCAGCCTTAAGCCTGTGTCTCTCTCGACCAGCGAGGTTATGGTTACATCGTTAAGGAGCACATCCAGGATAGAGGATCTGCCGATCAAAGTTGAAGTCCTGGGCTATGATGAGATCAATGAAGAAAACGGGATTGTGCCCGGAAATGTCGTCAGCCTACTGGGCGACATCTCAGGCGTGCAGGTCCAGCAAACCTCCGTTGCCTCTGGTGAGCAGAGCCTCAAAATGCTAGGCCTCGGAGGGAAATATACGCAGGTCCTGAGGGACGGCCTGCCGCTCTATGAAGGCTTAAGCGGCGGCCTCGGTCTTTTGCAGATCCCGCCTCTTGACTTGAAGCAGGTTGAAATCATTAAGGGGGCTTCTCCCATACTCTACGGCGGAGGCGCAATTGCGGGAATTATCAACCTGGTTTCCAAAGAGCCCACGGACAAAAAGGAAATTACCTTTACGCTTAACCGCACTTCTTTAAGCGAAAATAATTTCAACGGATACTATTCTGCCAGAAATGTGAAGACGGGCATTACAATGTTTGCTGCAGTTAATACAAGACAGGCCAAAGACGTTGATAATGACGGATTTTCCGATTCCCCTGAATTCAAGAACTACTACATACATCCAAGACTTTTTTATTATCCCGATGAAACTTCCAAACTAATAGTAGGCTACTCTAATTTGTTTGAAAACCGCATCGGCGGGAATATGTCAGCCGTTAATAACAGCAATGGCCCCCTGCACAATTATTTTGAAAGGAATAAGTCCTACAGGAATACGGCTGAGCTGGAGTTCCATAAGGAGCTTAATGGAAAGAGATCCCTTGACATAAAATCAACAGGCACACTCTTCCGCCGCAGCTTTAATATGAATGACTTCAGCCTTGACGGCAGACAGTTTTTAACCTATAGTGAAGCATCTTATGCCATACCCTCCAGGGAACATACGACAGTATTCGGACTGAATTTCCTTTCTGAAAACTATAAGACCCTGGCCTCAGAAAATAAGAATATTACGCTTTACAGCAATTATACTTCAGGCATGTTCATACAGGACGAGTGGGCATTCCAGGAACACATTTCTCTTGAAAGCGGCCTGAGAGTTGACTACAACAATAAATATAAATTCTTTTTCCTTCCGCAGCTTTCATTTCTCTACAGGCCGGAAAAAACACTCAGCCTCCGCCTGGGCGGGGGACTGGGCTATAAGACACCCGGGCTTTTTACAGAAGACGTTGAAGATAACGAGCTAAAGAATTTAATGCCCATAAGCAGCTCAGTTAATGCCGAACACTCCCTGGGCTTAAACTTTGACGCTAAATATGAAACACTCCTCTTTGATGAAATCTCACTGACCATGGATCAGGCATTCTACTATACGAGAATAAATGATCCGGTGTCAAATGAAATACGCGGCGGACAGATACTGATTGGGAACTACTACGACTATCTTGACAGCAAGGGCTCCGAGTCTTACCTGAGGCTTACGGCAGATGAACTGGACATCTACTTCGGCTATAATTATACTTTTGCCCGCAGGAGCGTGAACAGCTTAAAGTCTGAGCTTCCATTTACTCCAAGGAACAAGGCGGCTGCAATTGTAACTTATGACCTCGAGGGACTGGGTCGCATGGGGCTTGAAGCAAGTTATGTGGGAAGGCAGTTTACTGAAGATAAAGTTCAAAAAAGAGGCTACTGGATAGCTGCTGCCATGATAGCCGGAAGCTACAGGTATTTCGAAGTTGTCTTTAATGTCGAGAATTTATTTGATATCCGCCAGAGCAGGTATGAGAAGATAATAACGGGCCCCCTGGTTAACCCGGTATTCCAGACCCTGTGGGCTCCCATTGAAGGACGTGTGTTTAATCTTTCACTTAAAATAACAATGTAG
- a CDS encoding GHKL domain-containing protein: MTKSTAQGITYLIHHLVRDIRLLSNYPGIKDVNSHSLSFIKQLPAAYDSEIVRSVFVTDKNLKVCCFTGEPVDAWEIYYTRQAVSSGRSGDYFISAVSSNEKTKPDPKLYFQIVVPILNKASPAGGDTIGYLGYLINFNGLVDQFIRPLKLSKNDFAWIIDGMGRLIYHPLHKEMLLRSINNTTPGCSQCHKSFSVQQSIVKASGPSFGEYSVVENEPDKIMAYFPVKIGNQKWVLVISTLVTHVTESLREKFKIFFIIGFVILGLLLLFSSLIYVINSRRIRAEEARRNLEQIQAYQEQLNQASKLASIGELVDSVAHEINTPTGIIAAHVDGIILSNNSPDGILPTLKIIRKQAERISNYTKSLLSYSQRMTFYPEPIDIKSVIEECLYLLGHRFRSKRIRINRNFEGDIPVVYADSRQMEQVFMNLLNNAIDAVDSHGEITIRLGSENNNGTLNAVISIEDNGTGIAEENLPKIFTAFFTTKQNSNGTGLGLSIVKAIILRHDGKITVKSEPGKSTIFNITLPGAAGNNIRGSIK, from the coding sequence GAGATATAAGGCTGTTATCCAATTATCCGGGCATAAAAGATGTTAACAGCCATTCCCTTTCCTTTATAAAACAGCTCCCCGCAGCCTACGATTCGGAGATTGTACGCTCAGTCTTCGTTACAGATAAAAACCTTAAGGTCTGCTGCTTTACAGGAGAACCGGTCGACGCCTGGGAAATTTACTACACCAGGCAGGCAGTTTCCTCGGGCAGAAGCGGAGACTATTTTATTTCAGCCGTAAGCTCAAATGAAAAGACAAAGCCTGATCCAAAGCTCTACTTCCAGATTGTTGTCCCCATACTGAATAAAGCCTCCCCGGCCGGGGGAGATACAATAGGATACCTGGGATACCTGATTAACTTCAACGGGCTGGTAGATCAGTTTATAAGGCCGTTAAAACTGAGCAAAAACGACTTTGCCTGGATCATTGACGGCATGGGCAGACTAATCTATCATCCCCTGCATAAAGAGATGCTCCTCCGCTCCATTAACAACACAACTCCCGGGTGTTCACAATGCCACAAGTCATTCTCTGTTCAGCAGTCAATTGTAAAGGCTTCCGGTCCATCCTTTGGTGAATACTCAGTAGTTGAAAACGAGCCGGATAAAATTATGGCTTATTTCCCCGTTAAAATCGGGAACCAGAAATGGGTACTCGTAATATCCACACTGGTTACACATGTGACTGAAAGCTTAAGAGAAAAGTTCAAAATTTTCTTTATCATCGGCTTTGTAATACTTGGACTCCTGCTGCTCTTCAGCAGCCTCATTTACGTGATAAATTCCAGGAGAATAAGAGCCGAAGAAGCCAGGAGGAACCTTGAGCAGATACAGGCTTACCAGGAGCAGTTAAACCAGGCCTCAAAGCTTGCTTCAATCGGCGAGCTGGTCGATTCTGTTGCCCATGAAATAAATACACCCACGGGAATTATTGCAGCCCACGTTGACGGCATTATCTTAAGCAATAACTCCCCTGATGGCATTTTGCCCACGCTTAAAATAATCAGAAAGCAGGCTGAGCGCATAAGCAATTATACAAAAAGCCTTTTAAGCTATTCACAGAGAATGACCTTTTATCCGGAACCCATTGATATAAAAAGCGTCATTGAAGAATGCCTCTACCTTCTTGGGCACCGCTTCCGCTCCAAGCGCATCAGAATTAACAGAAACTTTGAAGGCGATATCCCGGTTGTATACGCAGATTCAAGACAGATGGAGCAGGTATTCATGAATCTGCTTAATAACGCTATCGACGCCGTCGACAGCCACGGCGAGATAACAATTAGGCTTGGCTCTGAAAATAACAATGGAACATTGAACGCCGTCATCAGCATTGAGGACAATGGAACGGGCATAGCTGAAGAAAACCTTCCCAAAATATTTACAGCTTTCTTTACTACAAAGCAGAACTCAAACGGTACAGGACTGGGCCTTTCCATAGTAAAAGCAATTATTTTGCGGCACGACGGAAAAATCACCGTTAAATCGGAGCCCGGGAAAAGTACAATATTTAACATAACGCTGCCCGGGGCAGCCGGGAATAACATTAGGGGATCTATAAAATGA
- a CDS encoding cytochrome bc complex cytochrome b subunit — MTAKIGGWLDERFNTGEIVHFFRKKTVPIHRNSIWYYFGGVSLFLFIIQVFTGILLLFYYKGSADIAFESIKFIMSKVEFGWLIRSIHSWAANLFILSVFIHMFSVYFEKSYRRPRELTWVTGTVLFFISLAFGFSGYLLPWNKLAFFATKVGTDIVGSVPVIGEPLKIFLRGGDDVTDATLSRFFGFHVALFPGIFTFLLLFHLVLVQRQGMSEPMGIEKAPQGEKKTMPFFPNFMLRDLLLWLLVLNVLAVLAVFFPADLGEKAELFAPAPAGIRPEWYFLFMFQILKYLPAKIIFMDGEVFGIVMFSIAGVLWLLVPFWDVKSSRGRKNRLINYIGILAVSIIIVLTILGWMS; from the coding sequence ATGACTGCAAAAATTGGCGGCTGGCTGGATGAAAGATTTAACACCGGGGAAATAGTGCACTTCTTCAGAAAAAAAACCGTTCCCATACACCGCAATTCAATCTGGTATTACTTCGGGGGAGTATCACTTTTCCTTTTCATCATTCAGGTATTTACAGGAATTCTCCTGCTCTTTTATTATAAAGGAAGCGCCGACATTGCATTTGAAAGCATAAAATTCATTATGTCAAAAGTTGAATTCGGCTGGCTCATAAGATCAATTCACTCCTGGGCTGCCAACCTTTTCATACTTTCTGTATTTATTCATATGTTCAGCGTATACTTTGAGAAGTCCTACCGCCGCCCGAGGGAGTTAACCTGGGTTACAGGAACAGTTTTGTTTTTCATCTCTTTAGCCTTCGGTTTCAGCGGATACCTGCTGCCCTGGAACAAACTCGCATTCTTTGCAACAAAAGTGGGGACCGATATAGTAGGCTCAGTGCCCGTTATAGGAGAGCCTCTGAAGATATTCTTAAGGGGAGGAGACGATGTAACAGATGCCACACTATCCAGATTCTTCGGCTTTCATGTTGCTCTCTTTCCCGGGATATTCACGTTCCTTCTCTTGTTTCATCTCGTTCTGGTTCAGCGCCAGGGAATGAGTGAACCGATGGGAATTGAGAAAGCCCCTCAAGGTGAAAAGAAAACAATGCCTTTCTTCCCGAATTTTATGCTGCGTGATTTACTCCTATGGCTGCTTGTGCTGAATGTACTAGCCGTACTGGCAGTATTTTTCCCGGCTGACTTAGGTGAAAAAGCCGAGCTCTTTGCCCCTGCTCCGGCGGGAATACGACCTGAATGGTACTTCCTCTTTATGTTTCAGATACTGAAGTACCTGCCTGCAAAAATCATTTTTATGGATGGCGAAGTCTTCGGAATAGTCATGTTTTCAATTGCCGGTGTGTTATGGCTTTTGGTGCCGTTCTGGGACGTTAAAAGCTCGCGGGGAAGAAAAAACCGGCTGATAAATTATATAGGTATACTGGCTGTCTCCATCATAATTGTTTTAACAATTCTCGGATGGATGTCATGA